The Misgurnus anguillicaudatus chromosome 23, ASM2758022v2, whole genome shotgun sequence sequence TGGGAGTGGCGGACGGAGGCGTGGAGGAAACCACCTCGGACTCGAACTGCAGTAGTTGACCCATAAAGCTAACATTGGGGGAGACGATCGCCCGCTGCTGTCGGATGATGTCGAAGGCCTGCTCCAACCGCAACCGTTGGCTCTTCATGATGTACGCCATGCAGATGGTGGGAGAGCGAGAGATACCAGCCTCGCAGTGTACCAGCACTTTACCACCTTCTTCTTTCACACATTCTGTGGggagacaaaaaatatatatatttattattaaatgctTTTCTTGAAATAAATAAGCACATGAGTCACTAAAAATACCAATGGtgtcttttaaaaaaaggaTAAATGATGTTGTTGTGAGAGGAAATATAATCATTTGGTTCTTTCATAGTTGAAATACAGTATCACCCTGCGATTCATTTCCTTCTGACTCTTTTATCATAATGACATTTATTTTCATCCCTGACTCATAAATCCATGACCAttgcacacatacacatgtCCAAATGGAGGCTATACCATATATAACCACAACTTGCATTATTTGCTTCTTTTCAAATGAAATGTCCCAAAACCAAGGCACCGACAATTACATAAAGCTTTGTTCGTTTATCAAAGTTAAGCAGCTAAGTAGATTTCAGGCTCGTATCCAAAATTGTATCTTTCAGCAACGCACACACTGGAAACTGTTCAGCATGTGAGATCGTGTGAGATGCCCAGTCTCTTTAAAACAAAACCCGCTGGTGTGAATCACGCCTGAAGCCCATCTGGAGCGTTGCTGTGGGCGTCATAATGACTATCGCACCCGCTAATGCACCTAAATATTACCCAACACTCATTACCCAAAAAGCTTTAGACGGATTAttcttttctttcatttctaTTTCTTCCCCGTGAGAGACCAAATTACTTGATAGCTTCTCTTACGTAACACTGTCTATATATAGCGAattgtaaaagaaaatgttaccCTTGAGTCACTCTTCCTGAATGACAGGTTGATATCTAAGGAATTGAAACATGAATAGAGGTCAAACAGCGTGTTTTATGAGGGTGAATCTCACTAAAACGAGGTTAAGGTTTATAAGGAAGAATGAGGTCTGTAGGTCTATTCCGATTTTTGCGTCGTGTCATTTTTTTGGCAATGCATTTATGTACTATCTATTAATATGGATTAACTAACAAGCTGCTGTAATTTCTAATATTCTCAAAGGTGATTActttgggttaaaaaaattgtttacccaaaaatgaaacttctgtCAACATTTACACGCCCCGTTGTTTCAGACTGCTGAACACGAAGGAGGATATTTGTAATCTTCAGGAAGCAGGAGCACAattgatttccatagtaggaaaaaacactggaagtcaatggtgtGGCAAAACTGTTTGGCTACAAACAtcgcttaaaatatcttcctttgtgttcagcagaacctagacatttatacaggttttaaacaacttggTGAGTAAAAAAtgatcacatttttatttttgggtgaactatccttttaattgctaaactgaTAAGAATCTTTgttgccttaaaggggacattttcacaagattttttaaagatgtcaaatttggtgtccccaaaatACCTATGtgacgttttagctcaaaataacatattaataatttattatagcatgttaaaattgcaaatgagctgcactaaatggtagtgcagattaaggagcggtattatccccttctgacatcacaaggggagccaaatttcaatttgctattttttcacatgcttgcattgaatggtttaccaaaactaaggtacactgtaaaaatactttgctgcctcaAAATTTTTTAtcgaatcaactcggatttacaagtcgtttcaacttactattatttatcttgactagagatgagttgttataactacaggtgagttgttataacttattaaattaagttgacttttctcaactatattttataagttgtaataactcatctctgttgacatgagttgatttaacaaaaaatttaaggcagcaaagtattttttacagttgatatttttcacatttctaggttgataaaagcactggggacccaattattatagcacttaaacatttttatgatatgtaccctttaatttttttgttgaattaactcagattcacaagtcatgtcaacttactattatttatcttgataaGTAGGGGTTGGacaaaaaaatcgattcttagATGAATCGCGATTCGGACGTGggccgattctgaatcgattcacaaatgtcaagaatcgattcttaAATGTTAGTTTACAAAATAAGCAATAAGCAAACAGTTCAGAGACTAGTAACAAAAGCGCAAACATTAACCTGGCTTTGAGAGCAAATGTGACGTAATGACGTcacaaatatgcaaattagcaagTCAAGAATCTATTCTAAATCGAATCGGGACCctaagaatcgattctgaatcgattcatgagAGTCCAAGCAATTCCCACCCCTATTGATAAGGGATAAGTTGCTacataagttataacaactcatctctagtcaagataaataatagtacgttgaaattacttgtaaatcagagttgatttaaaaaaaacaatttatggcagcaaagaattttttacagtgcataaaaataaactaaagtTAATAAAAAGGCTTACATTTCAACATATATTATCTTTTTATTACATCTTTTTATGACGAGATTCATCCATAAATAGCTTTAAACACTGTCATATCACTGTGTTAAcataatcaaccaatcagaaaagATTACAATTCATATATCACCTCTATTTATGACACACGCACAAAACTATTACACCTAACTGTCGACTCATCCGTGACACACTGGCCACACCTATGATAAACAGACCTGTGACTCACAGTACGGGTATCTGTTTTATTTTCAATGGATGGACACTAAGAGCATTTCCTAAAGACGAATGGGATTTGTACGTGTAAATAAAGTCAAGTGTAATCCAGTTGGATTAGAGAAAGACCTGGGCTTGGAGATTGGTGTTATTCGGGCAAGagataatgtatttttaaacgCTCTAAAGTAAGATCCACTGTCTGTGTACAGTTCTGAGAATTGATTAAGATATACAATACATTATAAATAATGTATGATTATTTTGAACCAACAGTACTCAACGATAAAGTCTATGGCCTCCTGGAAGTGTGAGCTGATGTCTGCCCTATGGCTATCCTCCACAGGGATCCATTTGTAGTGGTACTGTCCCTTTGTTGGACGGGAGTCCCTGCGTGAGACATTCAGCAGCGCTGTTATGCCGAGGTCACTGAGATAGTCCTGTCTGCAGGCGTGATAGGCACTGCCCAGGTACAAAAAAGGCAAGATCTCCACTGGCCGTCCCTGCATAAACAAAATGATATACAGATATTAATAAACTTACAATAAAACCAGCTGGGGCGCAGGTGCTTTCTGCctaatcatgaaaaatgcataCCAGACCAAAGGTTAGAGATAAAAAGGCCCTCAGATGACCATTGGGTGTCTTTGAATACCCTGGACTTTTGGAGGGGGTTTCTGTCGGTTAGCTAGACAGATGTCATATCTGTTTACATTTTCTCTAGTTCTTTGAAAGAATAAAACAGCATTGGGGGACAAACCAAAcccgttgggttgtaatttcaTGGGATGTCTTaatccattgttgggtcaaataggTTGGctaggtttgtccctttttgacccgacgcagccatttttagagtgtaaaagTATTTTCAACACATTTTGAGGGGGAGTTATCGCAGAAAGCCCCACAGCTACAAAGAAGTGGTTTCGGTGGAAGTGGTTTCAAATGAGGAACCAATGAATGCTTTCTTCTCTTCGTACCTGATCATAGTCTGGTTTGTGGTGGGAACCCAGTTTGTCACAGTGGCTGTTCACACTTCTTTCGGTTTCATCTTCACTCAGGTTCACAGCAGACTTGGTTTCAGTGCAAAGCTCTGGGTACTGGGAATGGAAGTTCTCATAGCCTCCTGTAATGGGAAATTCTGTGTTATTATGAATCGTCTGGAAAAGTCAAGGATTGTTGAGTCGTTCAGTATATCAGGAACTTCTCACGTTTGAGTTCAAGCTTATCAGGTTAAGAGCGAAACACGATTCCCACCAACAGGGAAAAAGGGTGTTGAGAGCTTAGGGGAATTACTCGAAAATTTCCAATTGAAAATGTGTTTATCTGATATTACGAATAGCATCATAAAGCccataaagttttaaatacacCACTGGCATATAGAAAAGCAATAAAGTAGGCCTACAGCTATAAATATTATATGTTCCCATACTGCTATCTGACTCATCGTCCTTTGACGCACATAAATTTATCTTTTTAAAACCTGTCAGAAATGTGAaactaaatatacattttacaaaCTGAAAGTAAAATGAAATAGCAAATGATAATTATATTTAacgtaaatattaataaacgttgtattatatatatatatatatatatatatataattatagttttatattgtttaaaacattattgtTATAACATTTTTACCTAATAGTAGGCTATATGAGAGTAGcctatataatatttataactACGTAGTCAATGTAAATAAACAAGTGTTGTTTTCCAcgtatatttttactttatttatggTAAGTAAGTAGTTTTAACTGTTTagtataattattataattgtaTCTAAAAAGCATTTGATATTAATTTAGTGTGTTTTAGAacttaaatttacttaaaaaaaaaaaatgagaacatgagtaatatttttttgtaaaacaaaatacattattttttacttaaatacTTTATTACAGCCTACAGGTCCATCAAAAATACAACACTACAAATATAACAGTAactaataaaaattttaaatattaaaaaggcAATTAAACCAATGCTTCCGCATTTATTCggctaattacattaaaaagtaAGCGAATATTAATCGACTGACACTCACCTTTTAAAAAACAGATGCTCGCGGTACTCGCCAGATGCGATAAAGTATTTATCACTATATGAGCAATGCtgtcttttttcagtttttgtaAATGAGGTGTGCGATCATCCAAAGCCACGACCGCCGAGATGCTACCCTCCCGAAGCCGAAACAGAGCTTTCTCGTCCGGAATGACAAACTGGAGCGGTACCGGACCGCCGCGGGACCTTCGGACCACCACGGAGTTGAGGTTGACATTGACGGATCCTCTGATACTAGAGCTGGAAAACGAAAAGTACGATCTACAGTCCACGATTAAACACCGTCCACACTCCTTCCGTATAATCTTCCTCAGACGCCTGCAGTCTATGCTGGAGACCTTCATGTTGAATACTAAAGTGAAATTGGTGGACTTGCTTTAGTATGTGCGTGTTTCAGGGGTGTAGGATGCCTACTAAGCCCTGAGTGTTGCGCCTGAGTCTACATTTCCTCCAAGGGGATTCCGTCGGATCCGTTTTATATGAATGGAACCTCCGGCGCGTTACGTCACGAACCATATTTGGACAAGGCGACGCGAGAGCGCGCCCACGTTCTTGTGACTGAACCCGCccctgaaagcggtgtagtcgCAAATACTGAACGTTTAAATCATCGATTCATCATGGATCTGGAGAAATCAGATGATTTTCTTCTTACTATCATCACTTTTTCATTCTAAACAATTGAACACGTAAATATTAAAGCATTTGAAATATTATTAGTATTAGTCAGGGTTTCGTAGTAAAAACCATAGTAACTTCTAATTTATCATTTTTAGAAATTATCATTGTACATAAACTGTAGTTTAACCATTATTTTTGCAGTAAAACTATGCCTAGatgaaaaatactgtagtaaacattaatatttactatagtaaatactgtatacatgtttactataataaaaccacAGTTAATTTTCCTAATAGAAAATTAGAATGAAAACAAAATGTAAGTCATACTCAGCAAGTCAAGCATTATAAACTTTACTCTATCCACCTGTCCTACATCCGCTGATAATCCCATGAGCACTAATGCGATTAAGCGTCACCGTCTAAGGAAATATAAAGGTATTTGTTGTTGTTCCTTGTTTACTTCACTTGCTTAAATGTAATGAAAAGATATCCCCATTAGATTATGTGAGTAATACATGTGAAGGTTGaacatttcccagaatgcatccCACAGAGATGAAGAGAGTGAGTGTGGACAGGATGATTACTGTGGCAGGCCTTCACCCATATGGCCCTGTGTAATCTCTCGGCTGATGACATCACAGTGTTTGGGGGTAACACATGCGGCCTGATCTTACCTACATTTAAATCGAGCATCataacatatacatatacacacactcacctaaaggattattaggaacaccatattaaaactgtgtttgaccccctttcgccttctgaactgccttaattctacgtggcattgattcaacaaggtgctgaaagcattctttagaaatgttggcccatattgatatgaTAGCATCTTGTAGTTCATGGCGATTtttgggatgcacatccagggcacaaagctcccgttccaccacatcccaaagatgctctattgggttgagatctggtgactgtggtgggcattttagtacagtgaactcattgtcatgttcaagaaaccaatttaaaatgattcgagctttgtgatatggtgcattatcctgctgaaagtagccatcagaggatgagtacatggtggtcatgaagtgatggacatggtcagaaacaatgctcaggtaggctgtggcatttaaatgatgcccaattggcactaaggggcctaaagtgtgccaaggaaacatcccccacaccattacaccaccaccagcctgcacagtggtaacaaggcatgatggatccatgttctcattctgtttttgccaaattctgactctaccatctgaatgtctcaacagaaatcgagactcattagaccaggcaacatttttccagtcttcaactttccaattttggtgagctcgtgcaaattgtagcttctttttcctatttgtagtgaagatgagtggtacccggtggggtcttctgctgttgtagcccatccacctcaaggttgtgcgtgttgtggcttcacaaatgctttgctgcatacctcggttgtaacgagtggttatttcagtcaaagttgctcttctatcagcttgaatcagtcggctcattctcctctgacctctagcatcaacaagacatgtgattggttgattagataattgcattaatgagaaattgaacaagtgttcctaataatcctttagctgagtaaaatatatatatatgtataaatatatataacttttattttgtatgcgattaattgttat is a genomic window containing:
- the dusp5 gene encoding dual specificity protein phosphatase 5; amino-acid sequence: MKVSSIDCRRLRKIIRKECGRCLIVDCRSYFSFSSSSIRGSVNVNLNSVVVRRSRGGPVPLQFVIPDEKALFRLREGSISAVVALDDRTPHLQKLKKDSIAHIVINTLSHLASTASICFLKGGYENFHSQYPELCTETKSAVNLSEDETERSVNSHCDKLGSHHKPDYDQGRPVEILPFLYLGSAYHACRQDYLSDLGITALLNVSRRDSRPTKGQYHYKWIPVEDSHRADISSHFQEAIDFIECVKEEGGKVLVHCEAGISRSPTICMAYIMKSQRLRLEQAFDIIRQQRAIVSPNVSFMGQLLQFESEVVSSTPPSATPNETSRAEETPTFFNGDFTIKSESFESSVFTFPTSFLSPMPIKPPVHQFKLSPITALP